Proteins encoded in a region of the Mariprofundus ferrinatatus genome:
- a CDS encoding outer membrane protein OmpK: MHGNLKRLFRTVFLCASLLCYAPAASLADNFSTTNLQLLYGTNFHDNYYGNNTSDGNMTTLTLEHFSTWSYGDNYLFVDLLSGNFLDFAGSPTGSHTRIYSEWAPRLSLSAISGHDLSIGIFKDFFLAGQLNRDGDGFHAELIGLGTDLSIPGFNLLSIHAYLRKDNFNRRTWQTTTVWSVPFGTWMSFEGFIDIYGSDSNGTEIGMQPQLLLDIGNLFGQEFDNLSAGIEWDYHHNRFLNSSVLQGMIKWVW; the protein is encoded by the coding sequence ATGCACGGCAATCTTAAGCGCCTGTTCAGAACTGTTTTTCTCTGCGCTTCACTGCTCTGTTATGCCCCGGCGGCATCACTCGCGGACAACTTCTCAACCACCAACCTGCAACTCTTATACGGCACTAATTTCCACGACAACTATTACGGCAACAATACTTCCGATGGCAATATGACTACCCTCACGCTGGAGCATTTCAGCACCTGGTCTTATGGCGATAACTATCTCTTTGTCGATCTCCTTTCCGGAAACTTCCTCGACTTTGCAGGCTCCCCTACCGGCAGCCACACGCGCATCTACTCCGAGTGGGCTCCCCGTCTAAGCCTTTCCGCCATCTCAGGCCATGATTTGTCGATCGGAATATTCAAAGACTTTTTTCTCGCAGGTCAGCTCAATCGTGATGGTGATGGGTTTCATGCAGAATTGATCGGCCTGGGCACGGATCTCTCGATTCCCGGCTTCAACCTGCTCAGCATCCACGCCTATCTTCGCAAAGACAATTTTAACCGCCGCACCTGGCAGACCACCACGGTATGGAGCGTCCCCTTCGGCACATGGATGTCATTTGAAGGGTTTATCGATATTTATGGCTCTGACAGTAACGGTACGGAAATTGGCATGCAGCCGCAGCTGCTGCTTGATATCGGCAATCTCTTCGGCCAGGAGTTTGATAACCTGTCCGCCGGGATCGAATGGGATTATCACCATAACCGCTTTCTCAACAGCAGTGTGCTGCAGGGTATGATAAAATGGGTATGGTAA
- a CDS encoding FKBP-type peptidyl-prolyl cis-trans isomerase has protein sequence MMKKSLLLLLTLLLIGCSSEPAKPFDPQLASDNAAKGAAFLQHNASAEGVITLPSGLQYKVLRAGSGISPALQSNVTVHYRGTTIDGREFDSSYSRGNPMIFQTNRVIPGWTEALQLMKEGAQWQLFIPENLAYGARGAGDAIGPNETLIFEVELLKVH, from the coding sequence ATGATGAAGAAATCACTCCTGCTGCTCTTGACCCTGTTGCTGATCGGTTGTTCATCCGAACCAGCCAAACCCTTCGATCCCCAGCTGGCTTCTGACAATGCCGCCAAAGGCGCCGCTTTTCTTCAGCACAACGCTTCGGCAGAGGGGGTCATTACCCTTCCCAGCGGCCTGCAATACAAAGTCCTGAGAGCAGGGTCAGGAATCTCCCCTGCGCTGCAGAGCAATGTCACCGTACACTACCGCGGCACCACCATTGACGGCCGCGAATTTGACAGCTCCTACAGCCGTGGCAACCCGATGATTTTCCAGACCAACCGTGTAATTCCTGGCTGGACAGAGGCACTGCAGCTGATGAAAGAGGGGGCGCAATGGCAGCTCTTTATTCCGGAAAATCTCGCCTATGGTGCGCGCGGCGCTGGTGATGCCATCGGCCCCAATGAAACGCTTATTTTCGAGGTTGAGTTGTTGAAGGTTCATTGA
- a CDS encoding nucleoside deaminase yields the protein MTSAPSSIIIELPAWLSDFMAEDKSVYPDKTSRMQLAIRLARRNIEQESGGPFGAAIFDMSSHTLLAAGVNLVVPSNCSIAHAEMVAITIAQQKLGSFDLGAEGLPRFELVTSCEPCAMCFGAIPWSGIRHLACGARDEDARAIGFDEGPKLSDWSAALNERGITVETDICRDEAIGVLNRYAELNRDIYNARQS from the coding sequence ATGACTTCGGCGCCCTCCAGCATCATCATTGAACTGCCTGCGTGGCTCTCGGATTTCATGGCGGAGGATAAGAGCGTATATCCTGACAAAACCTCACGCATGCAGCTGGCAATTCGGCTTGCCCGCCGCAATATCGAGCAGGAGAGCGGTGGTCCGTTTGGGGCTGCAATCTTCGATATGAGCTCTCATACCCTGCTGGCAGCAGGCGTGAACCTTGTCGTCCCTTCAAACTGCTCAATAGCCCATGCCGAAATGGTTGCCATCACTATTGCCCAGCAGAAACTCGGCTCCTTCGACCTGGGTGCGGAGGGGCTCCCCCGCTTTGAACTGGTTACCAGCTGTGAGCCGTGCGCCATGTGTTTCGGGGCGATCCCGTGGTCAGGCATCCGCCACCTTGCATGCGGCGCACGCGATGAAGATGCGCGAGCCATCGGCTTTGACGAGGGACCGAAGCTGTCCGACTGGAGCGCTGCCCTGAATGAGCGTGGAATTACAGTCGAAACGGACATCTGCCGGGATGAAGCTATCGGCGTTCTAAACAGATACGCAGAACTTAACAGAGATATCTATAATGCACGGCAATCTTAA